CTGCTCACCTCCCTGGACGGCGGCGTGTACAAGGTGGAAGCCGGCCTGCGCCGCGAGAACGACGCCAAGGTCCGCGAGGGTTGGGGCATCGTGCGGGACAAGATCGCCCGCATCCGCAAGATGGTCCTGGATATCCTGTACTACGCCAAGAGCCGCGAGCCGGAACGCGTCCGGGTGGATGCCGCCGCCTTTGCCCGGGATCTGGCCGAGGTGGCCGGCGCCAAGGCCGCATCCCGCGGCGTGCAATGCATCGTGGATATTGCCCCCGGGGCCGGCCAGATCGCCATGGACGAGACGGCCATGCACTCCGCCCTGGTCAATTTTCTGGAAAACGCCGTGGACGCCTGCGCCGAGGCCGCCCACCAGCAGCAGGTCCCGCCCGCCGAAAAGGCCGTGCGGCTGCATGTGGCCGATGTGGACGGCCAGTTGGCGTTTGAAATTGTGGATAACGGCGTGGGCATGGATCAGCACACCCGCGAGAAGATGTTCACCCTGTTCTTTTCCTCCAAGGGTTCCCGCGGCACAGGCCTGGGGCTGTTCATCTCCAACCAGATTGTGGCCCAGCACGGCGGCCGCATTCTGGTGGAAAGTGAGCCGGACCACGGTTCGCGCATCGTCATCACCCTGCCCCGCGGCGGCAGCGCCGGGGAGCGCGCCTGATGCCCCGCCCTGGCCGGCTGCTTCGCTCGCTGGCGCAGCGCATGGCGGCCTACGCCCGCACCCGGCTGACCCTCAAGCTGGCCGCGCCCATCGTCTGCATCCTGTTCGTCTGCATCCTGGCCTGGAGCTTTTACCACATCCGCCATCAGCAGGCCTTTGCCCGGCAGAGTATCGTGGCCAGCGCGGATCGCGTGGCCAGCACCGTGCAGCTTGGCCTGCATTACGCCATGATGCTCAACTCCCGGGACGACATCCGGGCCATTGTGGAAAACTGCGGCACCCTGCCGGAGATTCGCGGCATCCGCATCTTCAACAAGCAGCAACAGATGATGTTCTCCACCGATGCGCGGGAAGTGGGCGTGCGGTTCTCCCAGTTCGAGCCCCTGTGCCAGACCTGCCACGGCAGCACCCCCGCCCTGCTCACCCCTTCCCTGGAACAACGCCTGTACAGCGAGAACGTGGAGGACGGCGAGCGCCTGTTGCGGCTGGCCAGCCCCATCCCCAACGAGCCGGGCTGCTCGGACCCGGCCGGCTGCCACTTCCACAATGAGGAAGACAAGATCCTCGGCGTGCTGGACATCTCCTTCTCCACCCAGGGTAGTCAGGCGTTGGCGGATGAAAGCATGGTCCAGACGGTGTGGCTGGCCGTCATCCTCTTTCTGCTCTGCGCCGGCGCGCTCTTTTTGCTGGTGGTGGTGCTCATCAAGCGGCCCATCCAGCGCATCATCGAAGACGCCGCCATCCTTGCCCGCGGAGAGATGCCCCCTGCCCCCCCGGCGGTGCAGGAGGATGAAATCGGCCACCTGGCTGCCACCATCCGCACCATGGGCGGCGATCTGGTGGCCAAGAACAGCGAGCTCGCCCGCCAGCGCAACCTGTATCAGGATCTCTTCGAGGGTGTGCCCTGTCTGGTGACCGTGCAGGACCGCGACTACCGCCTGTTGCGCTTCAACCGCACCTTTCAGGAGCGGTTCTCCGCGGCCAAGGGCCAGTTCTGCTACAAAGCCTACAAAAACCGGGACGAAAAATGCCCGGATTGCCCCGTGGAAAAAACCTTCGAGACCGGCCGCTGCTGGACCACCGAGGAAAGCGGCTGCTACAAGGACGGCTCCAAGGCGCACTGGATTGTCCATACCGCCCCCATCCACGACACTGACGGCAACATCGTGGCCGCCATGGAAATGTGCCTGGACATCACCGAGCGCAAGGAGCTGGAACGCGAGCTCAAACGCTCCGAGCGCAAGTATGTGGACATCTTCAATAACATCCCCAGCGCCGTCTTTGTGCTGGACCCGTCCGACCCCGGCGAGCTGACCATCCTGGACTGCAACCGCGGCGCCGTGCTGCTCTACGGGCAC
This sequence is a window from Megalodesulfovibrio gigas DSM 1382 = ATCC 19364. Protein-coding genes within it:
- a CDS encoding PAS domain S-box protein; this encodes MPRPGRLLRSLAQRMAAYARTRLTLKLAAPIVCILFVCILAWSFYHIRHQQAFARQSIVASADRVASTVQLGLHYAMMLNSRDDIRAIVENCGTLPEIRGIRIFNKQQQMMFSTDAREVGVRFSQFEPLCQTCHGSTPALLTPSLEQRLYSENVEDGERLLRLASPIPNEPGCSDPAGCHFHNEEDKILGVLDISFSTQGSQALADESMVQTVWLAVILFLLCAGALFLLVVVLIKRPIQRIIEDAAILARGEMPPAPPAVQEDEIGHLAATIRTMGGDLVAKNSELARQRNLYQDLFEGVPCLVTVQDRDYRLLRFNRTFQERFSAAKGQFCYKAYKNRDEKCPDCPVEKTFETGRCWTTEESGCYKDGSKAHWIVHTAPIHDTDGNIVAAMEMCLDITERKELERELKRSERKYVDIFNNIPSAVFVLDPSDPGELTILDCNRGAVLLYGHDKQDLVGMRFLDLFAAEQDRARLTEAVASGSGLHRGLDQARQRARDGREFFVSVSVSRSEFFDRTVLLATVSDITKRLEAEQQLIQASKMATLGEMATGVAHEINQPLSVIQTSMDLVRRRLNRGEQPELPLLTRMTELATQQIERATRIINHMREFGRKAELHLEPVNLNDVLRRAFDFFGQQLALRNIEMVWDLDEKLPLVRCEPNRMEQVFINFLLNARDAIEEHAERLEKTGHTAARRITVKTMHNQEYVTLRISDTGGGVPPAIAARIFEPFFTTKQVGKGTGLGLSISYGIIQDHGGQIHVSTNEAGGASFHIRLPVAREA